In Halapricum desulfuricans, a single window of DNA contains:
- the rnz gene encoding ribonuclease Z, translating to MRVTFLGTSGAVPTTERNPSAVLLRREGERFLFDCGEGTQRQMMRFSTGFDVSHIFVTHLHGDHVLGIPGLLQTLDFNDRTDPLAIHAPHGTRSHLEQLIEATGERPTYPLRIHQVAPGDAVLDREAYTVEAFETDHRTKSVGYVLIEGDRKGRFDREKAEDELGIPPGPKYSKLHAGEPVEHDGRTIRPEEVVGPPRPGRRVVYTGDTSPTAATVEAADDADLLIHDATFGEDHRDRAGQTGHTTAKQAAELANRAGAKRLALTHISTRYAGRGGQLEDEARAVFEGERAFVAEDGRAIDVPFPNEG from the coding sequence ATGCGCGTGACGTTCCTGGGGACCAGCGGGGCCGTGCCGACGACCGAGCGCAACCCCTCGGCTGTGCTGTTGCGCAGGGAGGGCGAGCGGTTCCTGTTCGACTGCGGCGAGGGGACCCAGCGCCAGATGATGCGCTTCTCGACCGGGTTCGACGTCTCGCACATCTTCGTCACGCACCTGCACGGCGATCACGTCCTCGGAATCCCCGGGCTGTTGCAGACGCTGGACTTCAACGATCGGACCGACCCGCTGGCGATTCACGCGCCCCACGGGACCCGCAGTCACCTCGAACAGCTGATCGAGGCGACCGGCGAACGGCCGACCTATCCCCTCCGGATCCATCAGGTCGCTCCCGGCGACGCGGTGCTGGACCGCGAGGCCTACACCGTCGAGGCCTTCGAGACCGACCACCGCACGAAGTCGGTCGGGTACGTCCTGATCGAGGGCGACCGAAAGGGCCGGTTCGACCGCGAAAAGGCGGAAGACGAACTCGGTATCCCGCCGGGACCGAAGTACTCGAAACTGCACGCCGGCGAGCCGGTCGAACACGACGGCCGGACGATCCGGCCCGAGGAAGTCGTCGGCCCGCCCCGCCCGGGTCGGCGGGTGGTCTACACGGGCGACACGAGCCCGACGGCCGCGACGGTCGAGGCCGCCGACGACGCGGACCTGCTGATCCACGATGCGACCTTCGGCGAGGACCACCGCGACCGGGCCGGACAGACCGGTCACACGACCGCGAAGCAGGCCGCAGAGCTGGCCAACCGGGCCGGGGCGAAACGGCTGGCGCTGACACACATCTCGACGCGCTACGCGGGACGGGGCGGACAGCTCGAAGACGAGGCTCGGGCGGTATTCGAGGGCGAACGCGCGTTCGTCGCCGAGGACGGACGGGCGATCGACGTCCCGTTCCCGAATGAGGGATAG
- a CDS encoding thioredoxin domain-containing protein, which produces MASEITRILLVVTLIGVALVAGIAVVQTPPESPADSGESIPTVTEQSGTDDTSVCVVFFYHPSCPHCEDVEEYLDRVKPQYNVTVHQHNTGNDDSVRLLKQYYEAYDVPERDRGGVPIVFVADNYAAGSAGGIDLIQSAIESNEAVACPTVSQSAE; this is translated from the coding sequence ATGGCATCCGAGATCACGCGGATACTCCTCGTCGTCACGCTGATCGGCGTCGCGCTCGTGGCCGGGATCGCGGTCGTACAGACTCCACCGGAGAGTCCGGCCGATTCGGGCGAATCGATCCCGACGGTGACCGAACAGTCAGGAACGGACGACACAAGCGTCTGTGTCGTCTTCTTCTATCACCCCAGTTGCCCTCACTGTGAAGACGTTGAGGAATATCTCGACCGCGTCAAGCCGCAATACAACGTGACCGTCCACCAGCACAACACCGGGAACGACGACTCCGTCAGGCTGCTCAAACAATATTACGAGGCCTACGACGTTCCGGAGCGCGATCGGGGCGGTGTCCCGATCGTGTTCGTCGCCGACAACTACGCCGCCGGGAGTGCCGGAGGGATTGACCTGATCCAGTCGGCGATCGAGTCGAACGAGGCTGTCGCGTGTCCGACCGTCTCACAGTCCGCGGAGTAG
- a CDS encoding cation transporting ATPase C-terminal domain-containing protein: MTRDSDIETPWSLSASDVLERLDVSPEGLSEEAVEGRRAQFGSNELREAERKHWTVVLADQFESFIVLLLAVAGVAAFLLGDVVESVAIFAVLGINGAIGFVTEMRAIGSIESLQELAEIHTRVRQAGEQRTVPADELVPGDVVVLQAGDFVPADLRMDPDEPIMTRTNWTELGFYGVVIAAATVGAFVIGGRISGGMATDEAVTISFLTLAFAQLWHVFDVREVTSGIVRNEVTENPYVWGALGLSTLILVGAVYLPGISLALGTAPIGVDAWSVVLGMSLLPLLVGQLEREARRRFGASNAEAGEGARSPKP; encoded by the coding sequence GTGACACGAGACAGCGACATCGAGACGCCGTGGTCGCTGTCCGCGAGCGACGTGCTCGAGCGGCTCGACGTCTCGCCCGAGGGGCTCTCCGAGGAGGCCGTCGAGGGCAGGCGGGCGCAGTTCGGCTCGAACGAGTTGCGCGAGGCTGAACGAAAGCACTGGACTGTCGTCCTGGCCGACCAGTTCGAGAGCTTCATCGTGCTGCTGCTCGCTGTCGCCGGGGTCGCGGCGTTCCTCCTGGGTGACGTCGTCGAGAGCGTCGCGATCTTCGCCGTCCTGGGCATCAACGGTGCCATCGGTTTCGTCACCGAGATGCGCGCGATCGGCTCGATCGAGAGCCTGCAGGAACTCGCGGAGATTCACACTCGCGTCCGTCAAGCCGGAGAGCAGAGAACGGTGCCGGCCGACGAGCTCGTTCCGGGTGACGTCGTGGTGCTACAGGCCGGTGATTTCGTCCCTGCCGACCTGCGGATGGACCCCGACGAACCGATCATGACCCGGACGAACTGGACGGAGCTGGGCTTCTACGGGGTGGTGATCGCGGCCGCCACGGTCGGCGCGTTCGTGATCGGCGGCCGCATCTCCGGCGGGATGGCGACCGACGAGGCCGTCACGATCTCGTTTCTCACGCTCGCGTTCGCCCAGCTCTGGCACGTCTTCGACGTCCGGGAAGTCACCTCCGGGATCGTGCGAAACGAGGTCACCGAGAACCCGTACGTCTGGGGGGCGCTGGGGCTGTCGACGCTGATCCTCGTCGGAGCGGTCTACCTGCCCGGGATCTCGCTGGCGCTGGGCACCGCCCCGATCGGCGTCGACGCGTGGTCGGTCGTGCTTGGGATGAGTCTGCTTCCCCTCCTTGTCGGCCAGCTCGAGCGTGAGGCGCGGCGACGGTTCGGCGCGAGCAACGCGGAGGCGGGTGAAGGCGCGCGCTCACCGAAGCCGTGA
- a CDS encoding 50S ribosomal protein L40e — MASFDKAEGRILDKQICMRCNARNPERADRCRKCGYKNLRPKAKEPRTA, encoded by the coding sequence ATGGCCAGTTTCGACAAAGCTGAGGGACGGATTCTCGACAAACAGATCTGCATGCGCTGTAACGCCCGCAACCCAGAGCGCGCTGACCGCTGTCGCAAGTGCGGCTACAAGAACCTCCGACCGAAGGCCAAAGAACCCCGAACGGCCTGA
- a CDS encoding phosphotransferase family protein → MSAPAADIEAVLEESGPDYEEFTYEQPTSGGQSDVYIVSLRHRGETYEVVVKFQPDDDATFALEPRLHEYVADRTSIPVPRILVFEPEPARDVPPYFVTERMEGESLSEQFDGLENALQTRIMTQVGTILGELHSTIAFEGFGYFGLEDDRLVVENLTWDWREFFESLTRGHLRQLESTPFDDLERPTTRAIERSIDAIPTTATPRLVHDDFRPANLTFDPEAEEPITAVLDWQNALAGHPEYNVAQAELLFVDSVFRDPDTRQSLRDRLHEGYRTHHEFPAEDGYERRRPLYQLSTLLWRMGGFEHAFADADGLAEARVKAYYREQFEQLVSALPD, encoded by the coding sequence GTGTCCGCTCCCGCTGCAGATATTGAGGCTGTGCTCGAGGAGTCAGGCCCGGACTACGAAGAGTTCACCTACGAGCAGCCGACGAGCGGGGGACAGAGCGACGTATATATCGTCTCACTCCGGCACCGCGGGGAGACCTACGAGGTGGTCGTGAAGTTCCAGCCGGACGACGACGCCACGTTCGCGCTCGAACCGCGACTGCACGAGTACGTCGCCGATCGCACGTCGATCCCGGTACCGCGGATCCTCGTGTTCGAACCCGAGCCGGCCCGGGACGTGCCGCCGTACTTCGTCACCGAGCGCATGGAAGGCGAGAGCCTCTCCGAGCAGTTCGACGGCCTCGAGAACGCCCTGCAGACTCGGATCATGACGCAGGTCGGCACTATCCTCGGGGAGTTGCACTCGACGATCGCGTTCGAGGGATTCGGCTATTTCGGTCTCGAAGACGATCGGCTCGTCGTCGAGAACCTCACCTGGGACTGGCGGGAGTTCTTCGAGTCACTGACGCGCGGGCACCTCCGACAGCTCGAATCGACGCCGTTCGACGACTTAGAGAGACCGACCACGCGTGCGATCGAACGCTCGATCGACGCGATTCCCACCACGGCGACCCCGCGGCTCGTTCATGACGACTTCCGACCGGCAAATCTGACGTTCGATCCGGAGGCCGAGGAACCGATCACGGCCGTGCTCGACTGGCAGAACGCCCTCGCTGGCCATCCCGAGTACAACGTCGCACAGGCGGAGTTGCTGTTCGTCGATTCGGTGTTTCGGGACCCTGACACCCGCCAGTCGCTTCGCGATCGGCTCCACGAGGGGTATCGCACCCACCACGAGTTCCCAGCCGAGGACGGCTACGAGCGACGGCGGCCGCTCTATCAGCTCTCGACGCTGCTGTGGCGGATGGGCGGGTTCGAGCACGCGTTCGCCGACGCCGACGGGCTCGCCGAGGCCCGCGTGAAGGCCTATTACCGCGAGCAGTTCGAACAGCTCGTCTCGGCGCTGCCGGACTGA
- a CDS encoding ribbon-helix-helix domain-containing protein has protein sequence MDRINLRISRSFLEVVDEAWRERGFNSRSEYIRYALRDAVNHPEGAGFWKDLAISEAQFDEGEGLSSDEVKQKHGIDGE, from the coding sequence ATCGACCGGATCAATCTCCGGATTTCGCGTTCGTTCCTCGAAGTAGTGGACGAGGCGTGGCGAGAGCGGGGATTCAACAGTCGAAGCGAGTATATTCGGTACGCTCTCCGCGATGCGGTGAACCACCCCGAAGGTGCGGGCTTCTGGAAAGATCTCGCCATCAGTGAGGCGCAGTTCGACGAGGGAGAGGGGCTTTCGAGCGACGAGGTCAAACAGAAGCATGGGATCGACGGCGAGTGA
- a CDS encoding IS701 family transposase: MLPITDFLSCTDPLDEFDSLSYHQTQHAKTYVTGLAAASSKTVTGIAREVLPAGSDRALNKFITEYNWDEDKLNHERLEELQNHGETRWSKDGYIVIDDSVLQRTGKELPGAGSFYDHSEGKPVWGQNLVYAFYTDHKTSYPLAFRQYEKADDDEEDVEATKYELAQEIITELEEEIGVPAATYLFDSWFAHGSELIKHVESHRKDWIGPLRSNRQVTFDGEEKRVDALAESIDTEEREIDDEVYNIWTKTLPVSKLGEVRLVITEKEVDEDEENPVKYLATNKIDAPSAHIIRSYSKRWRIETFFEDSKEDLGLGGCEVRDSDGASRHWHLQMLTYSLLRLGSPSSVSERLVSKASSLRAQLEHGLKEAIYNMFSWVREQPERDLDGLMEEIDHLFLHSGGSEGCI, translated from the coding sequence ATGCTGCCGATCACAGACTTCCTCTCGTGTACTGACCCGTTGGATGAGTTCGACTCGCTATCGTATCATCAGACTCAGCATGCCAAAACGTACGTGACAGGTCTTGCTGCGGCCAGCAGCAAGACCGTCACCGGGATTGCACGAGAAGTCCTTCCGGCCGGAAGCGACCGGGCACTCAACAAGTTCATCACCGAGTACAACTGGGACGAAGACAAACTTAATCACGAACGGTTAGAGGAACTGCAAAATCACGGTGAGACGCGGTGGTCGAAGGACGGCTACATTGTCATCGACGATTCAGTGCTCCAGCGAACCGGGAAGGAACTTCCCGGTGCTGGATCGTTCTATGATCACAGCGAAGGCAAGCCTGTCTGGGGACAAAATCTCGTCTATGCGTTCTATACTGACCACAAAACGTCCTATCCACTAGCATTTCGCCAGTACGAGAAAGCTGATGACGACGAGGAGGACGTAGAAGCGACAAAGTACGAGCTTGCACAGGAGATAATCACAGAACTCGAAGAAGAGATAGGTGTGCCTGCGGCCACCTATCTCTTCGATTCGTGGTTCGCTCACGGTTCTGAGCTGATCAAGCATGTCGAGTCCCACCGAAAGGACTGGATTGGACCTCTCCGGAGCAATCGACAGGTCACATTTGATGGCGAAGAGAAGCGGGTCGATGCGCTCGCAGAGAGCATCGACACTGAAGAACGGGAGATTGACGATGAGGTCTACAACATCTGGACGAAAACGCTGCCTGTATCAAAATTGGGTGAGGTACGGCTAGTAATCACCGAGAAAGAAGTTGACGAGGACGAAGAGAATCCGGTCAAGTATCTTGCGACGAACAAGATTGACGCTCCATCAGCCCATATCATTCGAAGCTACTCCAAGCGGTGGCGAATTGAGACATTCTTCGAGGACTCGAAAGAGGATCTTGGCCTTGGAGGCTGCGAGGTGCGTGATTCTGATGGTGCCAGTCGTCACTGGCACCTTCAGATGCTCACCTACAGTCTGCTTCGGCTTGGTTCTCCGTCGAGCGTCTCGGAGCGACTCGTCTCGAAAGCCTCGTCGCTCCGAGCCCAGCTTGAACACGGTCTCAAAGAGGCAATCTACAACATGTTTTCGTGGGTGCGCGAGCAGCCAGAGCGGGATCTCGATGGGTTGATGGAAGAAATCGACCATCTCTTCCTCCATTCAGGGGGCTCTGAGGGTTGTATATAA
- a CDS encoding ribose-phosphate diphosphokinase — MIVSGSHSQILSAELATVTGRSLATVEYDRFPDGELKVRVPDPPTERAIVVASTPTSDAHLELLQLQDALREAGVPEIVTVLPYMGYARQDKVFETGDPISARAMARAISTGADRVLTVNPHEPAVTDFFDVPADTVDAAGRLAEPLSDLSDPVFVAPDDGAVGIAETVRDAYGGGATDYFEKTRHSSTEVEIEPRDADVAGRDVVLTDDIVATGSTMAEAVDALDARDAARVLVTCVHPMLARNAVLKLSSAGVEAIYGTDTLERAASEVSVAPAIAAQL; from the coding sequence ATGATCGTCAGCGGCTCGCACTCCCAGATCCTGTCGGCCGAGCTCGCCACAGTCACCGGCCGATCGCTCGCCACCGTCGAGTACGATCGCTTTCCCGACGGGGAACTGAAAGTCCGCGTCCCGGATCCGCCCACAGAGCGGGCGATCGTCGTCGCCTCGACGCCGACCAGCGACGCCCACCTCGAGCTCCTGCAACTGCAGGACGCGCTCAGGGAAGCCGGCGTCCCCGAGATCGTCACCGTCCTGCCGTACATGGGGTACGCCCGTCAGGACAAGGTCTTCGAGACGGGGGATCCGATCTCCGCGCGGGCGATGGCACGTGCGATCTCGACAGGTGCCGACCGCGTGCTGACGGTCAACCCGCACGAACCGGCCGTGACTGACTTCTTCGACGTGCCCGCTGACACCGTCGACGCCGCCGGTCGACTCGCCGAGCCGCTTTCGGACCTGTCCGATCCCGTCTTCGTCGCGCCCGACGACGGGGCCGTCGGGATCGCCGAGACCGTCCGGGACGCCTACGGCGGCGGCGCGACCGATTACTTCGAGAAGACGCGCCACTCCAGCACCGAGGTCGAGATCGAGCCCCGCGACGCCGACGTGGCCGGTCGTGACGTCGTGTTGACCGACGATATCGTCGCGACCGGCTCGACGATGGCCGAGGCCGTGGACGCACTCGACGCCCGCGACGCCGCCCGCGTGCTCGTCACCTGCGTCCACCCGATGCTGGCTCGCAACGCCGTCCTCAAACTGTCTTCCGCCGGCGTCGAAGCGATCTACGGGACCGACACGCTCGAGCGCGCCGCCAGCGAGGTCAGCGTCGCGCCCGCGATCGCAGCGCAGCTGTGA
- a CDS encoding HVO_0234 family beta-propeller protein, with protein sequence MGKLEEDRIYADTLGKTDVYVAAGLGVVEVSVSNDRIGQFSLAHRCPARDIAADGTDLLVATDEDVLAIDPTGDELTVERLSFGPAVAVGGADAPLAAAPDGTVARRTDGGWTELGAVSEPRAIDGPLVATADGVVRAGDGLEYVGLSDARDVLGGPTPYAATADGLYRLGPGWTHELETESFVVAADGDRVHAVTSEGLLVDAGDGWREREVPTDERLVDVGYIADGGVIAVTETGRFLVDPVAAKDGASGWRSRALGLDGTAGFAVPDR encoded by the coding sequence ATGGGTAAACTCGAGGAAGACCGGATCTACGCCGACACGCTCGGCAAGACCGACGTCTACGTCGCCGCGGGACTCGGCGTCGTCGAAGTGTCGGTCTCGAACGACCGCATTGGGCAGTTCAGTCTCGCACACCGCTGTCCGGCTCGGGATATCGCCGCCGACGGAACGGACTTGCTGGTCGCGACCGACGAGGACGTGCTCGCGATCGATCCCACCGGCGACGAACTGACCGTCGAACGGCTTTCGTTCGGCCCGGCGGTGGCGGTTGGTGGGGCGGACGCGCCGCTGGCGGCAGCGCCCGATGGGACCGTCGCCCGACGGACCGACGGCGGGTGGACCGAACTGGGCGCTGTCTCGGAGCCGCGAGCCATCGACGGGCCGCTGGTCGCCACTGCGGACGGCGTCGTCCGCGCCGGCGACGGACTGGAGTACGTCGGACTGAGCGACGCCCGGGACGTTCTCGGCGGGCCGACGCCGTACGCCGCGACGGCCGACGGCCTCTATCGGCTCGGCCCGGGATGGACGCACGAACTCGAGACGGAGTCGTTCGTCGTGGCTGCCGACGGCGATCGCGTCCACGCCGTGACGTCCGAGGGGTTGCTGGTCGACGCCGGCGACGGCTGGCGCGAGCGCGAGGTGCCGACGGACGAACGGCTCGTCGACGTCGGCTACATTGCGGACGGCGGCGTGATCGCCGTCACCGAGACGGGGCGGTTTCTGGTGGATCCGGTGGCGGCCAAAGACGGCGCCAGCGGGTGGCGTTCCCGCGCGCTCGGACTCGACGGGACGGCGGGCTTTGCGGTCCCCGACCGGTAG
- a CDS encoding potassium channel family protein, with protein MKFVIVGFGRVGIRTARILSSENHEVTVIDSDPEKVERASEEGFTALQGSGDDESLLEEAGIETADAIAALTDDLNVNFSACMIGKHHGARTVMRIDADYREEIYEAYASEVDEVVYPERLGAAGAKTALLGGDFNVLADLTERLSVATIDVPDGADVVSKRVVEVELPGDARIYAHGRRNEPMSIPLPDTTIEAGDTVAVTTDPDSLEAIRATLGA; from the coding sequence ATGAAGTTCGTCATCGTCGGCTTCGGCCGGGTGGGCATCCGCACCGCGCGGATTCTCAGCAGCGAGAACCACGAGGTCACAGTCATCGACAGCGACCCGGAAAAAGTCGAGCGTGCCAGCGAGGAGGGGTTCACCGCACTGCAGGGCAGCGGCGACGACGAGTCGCTGCTAGAGGAGGCGGGCATCGAGACGGCCGACGCGATCGCGGCGCTGACCGACGACCTCAACGTCAACTTCTCGGCGTGCATGATCGGCAAACATCACGGCGCGCGCACAGTCATGCGGATCGACGCGGACTACCGCGAGGAGATCTACGAGGCCTACGCCAGCGAGGTCGACGAGGTCGTCTATCCCGAGCGACTGGGCGCGGCCGGTGCCAAGACGGCCCTGCTCGGCGGTGACTTCAACGTGCTGGCGGACCTGACCGAGCGACTGTCGGTCGCGACCATCGACGTTCCGGACGGCGCGGACGTGGTCAGCAAGCGCGTCGTCGAGGTCGAGTTGCCCGGCGACGCGCGCATCTACGCGCACGGACGACGGAACGAACCGATGTCGATCCCGCTGCCCGACACGACGATCGAGGCTGGCGACACTGTCGCGGTCACCACCGATCCGGACTCGCTCGAGGCCATCAGGGCGACGCTGGGCGCGTGA
- a CDS encoding sensor histidine kinase, which produces MAARILQGFPSSIGLLFGGVFPLALAAVVAVVGLLIWQCQLTAEQSGHVGVWWAIGTGVSVLTGFALVLFEASSGVVAVDSTVIVAGNGATGGLGGLIVGWYDARRLAVASERERERLADEREKLALVNRIVRHDVGNDLQVIAGTADILERHVDPDGQDALERLQRTTSEAMDLTERLRTFVSAMEDDGADLRPVAVRQVVRTQVENFRERHPGVTVLLESVPDVAVRADELLASVVHNLLSNAVAHNDGDDPRVVVTVEADTETVSIRVADDGPGVPQAERETLFERGELGPDSDGSGIGLYIVDMLVDRYGGSITVEDSDIGGAAFEIELPRVESTATTAAASASQETVELLS; this is translated from the coding sequence ATGGCCGCTCGAATCCTCCAGGGGTTTCCCTCGTCGATCGGCCTGCTCTTTGGCGGCGTGTTCCCGCTTGCGCTCGCAGCGGTCGTCGCGGTCGTCGGACTGTTGATCTGGCAGTGTCAGTTGACCGCCGAGCAGAGCGGCCACGTCGGGGTCTGGTGGGCGATCGGGACCGGCGTCTCGGTGTTGACCGGGTTCGCACTGGTCCTGTTCGAGGCGTCCAGCGGCGTCGTGGCCGTCGATTCGACGGTTATCGTCGCCGGGAACGGGGCCACCGGTGGGCTCGGCGGACTGATCGTCGGGTGGTACGACGCGCGGCGGCTGGCAGTCGCCAGCGAACGCGAGCGCGAGCGGTTGGCCGACGAGCGCGAGAAACTGGCGCTTGTCAACCGGATCGTCCGCCACGACGTCGGCAACGACCTGCAGGTCATCGCGGGCACGGCGGATATCCTCGAACGACACGTCGATCCCGACGGACAGGACGCCCTCGAGCGCCTCCAGCGGACCACGAGCGAGGCGATGGACCTCACCGAGCGTCTCCGGACGTTCGTCTCCGCGATGGAAGACGACGGCGCAGACCTCCGGCCGGTCGCGGTCCGACAGGTCGTTCGCACGCAGGTCGAGAACTTCCGGGAGCGCCATCCGGGCGTGACGGTGTTGCTCGAGTCGGTCCCGGACGTCGCCGTCCGGGCTGACGAGTTGCTCGCGTCGGTGGTGCACAACCTCCTGTCGAACGCCGTCGCACACAACGACGGTGACGACCCGCGTGTCGTCGTGACCGTCGAAGCCGACACGGAGACGGTGTCGATCCGCGTCGCGGACGACGGGCCCGGGGTCCCGCAAGCGGAACGCGAGACGCTGTTCGAGCGCGGCGAACTCGGCCCTGATAGCGACGGGTCGGGCATCGGACTGTATATCGTCGACATGCTCGTCGACCGCTACGGCGGGTCGATCACCGTCGAAGACAGCGATATCGGCGGGGCTGCCTTCGAGATCGAACTCCCCCGCGTCGAGTCGACGGCGACGACTGCGGCCGCCAGTGCGTCGCAGGAGACGGTCGAGCTGCTGTCCTAG
- a CDS encoding 23S rRNA (uridine(2552)-2'-O)-methyltransferase, with amino-acid sequence MSGKDKYYNKAKQEGYRARSAYKLKQLDETAGLLGEGNTVIDLGAAPGGWLQVAAERVGPDGTVVGVDRQRIDPLEDPEATVEYVRGDMTDEDTKAEIRERVGAGDDTGGPADLVVSDMAPNVTGEYSVDHARSVHLARQAFEVALELLDSGGDFAAKVFDGQDLDDFEADVEAEFEYAHRVRPDATRDSSSEVYLVGKGRLTAPVREGDTRDVEIVDTGRDGDGIAKIEGFTVFVSGVEEGETVTVRIDDVKPRYGFAQPIE; translated from the coding sequence ATGTCAGGTAAAGATAAATACTACAACAAGGCCAAACAGGAGGGGTATCGCGCCCGGTCGGCGTACAAACTCAAGCAGCTGGACGAGACTGCGGGACTGCTCGGAGAGGGCAACACCGTGATCGATCTGGGAGCGGCCCCCGGCGGCTGGCTGCAGGTGGCCGCCGAGCGCGTCGGGCCCGACGGCACGGTCGTCGGCGTCGACCGCCAGCGGATCGACCCGCTCGAGGATCCCGAGGCGACTGTCGAGTACGTCCGCGGGGACATGACCGACGAAGACACGAAGGCCGAGATCCGCGAGCGCGTCGGCGCTGGCGACGACACCGGCGGGCCGGCCGACCTGGTCGTCTCGGACATGGCTCCGAACGTCACCGGCGAGTACAGCGTCGATCACGCCCGGTCGGTCCATCTGGCCCGGCAGGCGTTCGAGGTCGCACTGGAGTTGCTCGACTCGGGCGGGGACTTCGCCGCGAAGGTGTTCGACGGTCAGGATCTGGACGACTTCGAGGCCGACGTCGAGGCCGAGTTCGAGTACGCCCATCGCGTTCGGCCCGACGCGACCCGCGACTCCTCCTCGGAGGTGTATCTCGTCGGCAAGGGACGGCTCACTGCGCCCGTCCGCGAGGGCGACACCCGGGACGTCGAGATCGTCGACACCGGGCGGGACGGCGACGGGATCGCCAAGATCGAGGGCTTTACCGTCTTCGTCTCGGGCGTCGAGGAGGGCGAGACCGTCACCGTGCGGATCGACGACGTGAAACCGCGCTACGGCTTCGCCCAGCCGATCGAGTGA
- a CDS encoding AbrB/MazE/SpoVT family DNA-binding domain-containing protein, with amino-acid sequence MSGEVRTDERGRVTIPKEVRDRYGEKFRLVELDSGIKLVPIPDDPLEELRAAASDELREASLDDLEEAAREQAREQASEHVR; translated from the coding sequence ATGAGTGGAGAAGTGCGAACGGACGAGCGTGGACGCGTGACGATTCCGAAGGAGGTACGCGACCGCTACGGCGAGAAATTCCGCCTCGTCGAACTGGACAGCGGTATCAAACTGGTGCCGATCCCCGACGATCCACTGGAGGAACTACGAGCGGCCGCTTCCGATGAGCTTCGCGAGGCGTCGCTCGATGATCTCGAAGAAGCGGCTCGCGAACAGGCACGCGAACAGGCCAGCGAACATGTACGCTGA
- a CDS encoding DUF7331 family protein — translation MTTDKPMTDADADGRYAAIETGSGETVIYDRDNPDAWVQSDYAVDIGT, via the coding sequence ATGACCACGGACAAACCGATGACCGACGCGGACGCGGACGGACGGTACGCCGCAATCGAGACCGGCAGCGGCGAGACGGTGATCTACGACCGGGACAACCCGGACGCGTGGGTCCAGTCGGACTATGCCGTCGACATCGGGACTTGA